Proteins encoded in a region of the Sebastes fasciatus isolate fSebFas1 chromosome 9, fSebFas1.pri, whole genome shotgun sequence genome:
- the LOC141773534 gene encoding uncharacterized protein LOC141773534, which translates to MRGNAPQSLLCTISRKHAVQPGNRSKPVHAVFRLNVLRLSANHLFVFTDLLLQPNISGSSSVDRVSEAQQQGFHVLRGSTFTISCSVQPQYPGGSFHLTFTSSTSALNYTQPAVNHSAHFLFPAAVPAHQGSYRCVYHVYVFSHDFFSESRLISLTVADLRPFIIRAIVLPLILLLANIGLYFYYKGKRGQRPSRREKAEPDYYNLGVPAAEEEGAQGAE; encoded by the exons ATGAGAGGAAACGCACCTCAAAGCCTGTTGTGCACCATTTCCAGGAAACACGCCGTTCAACCCGGAAACCGTAGCAAACCAGTGCACGCTGTTTTCAGACTGAACGTGCTCCGGCTCTCAGCCAATCATCTCTTTGTGTTTACagacctgctgcttcagcccAACATCTCTGGGTCCTCCTCCGTGGACCGAGTCTCCGAGGCCCAGCAGCAGGGGTTTCACGTGCTCAGGGGCTCCACCTTCACCATCAGCTGCTCCGTCCAGCCACAGTACCCAGGAGGCTCCTTCCATCtcaccttcacctcctccacctcagcACTCAACTACAcccagccagctgtcaatcactccgcccacttcctgtttcctgctgcagtgcCCGCCCACCAAGGAAGCTACAGATGTGTTTATCACGTCTATGTTTTTTCTCACGACTTCTTCTCTGAGAGCCGTCTGATCTCTCTCACCGTCGCAG ATCTAAGGCCTTTCATCATCAGAGCCATCGTCCTGCCGCTGATTCTGCTGTTGGCGAACATTGGCCTTTACTTCTACTATAAG GGCAAGAGGGGGCAGAGGCCGAGCAGACGGGAGAAGGCTGAGCCGGATTATTATAACCTGGGTGTTCCTGCAGCTGAAGAGGAAGGAGCTCAGGGAGCAGAGTAG